The proteins below come from a single Molothrus ater isolate BHLD 08-10-18 breed brown headed cowbird chromosome 3, BPBGC_Mater_1.1, whole genome shotgun sequence genomic window:
- the LOC118685361 gene encoding glutathione S-transferase 3 — MSTKPKLYYFDGRGKMESIRWLLAAAGVEFEEEFLETRDQYEKLLQGGSLLFQQVPMVEIDGMKMVQTRAILSYIAAKYNLYGKDLKERALIDMYVGGTDDLMGFILMFPFLSAEDKEKQRALIIQKATSRYFPVYEQVLKDHGQDFLVGNNFSWADVHLLEAILMVEEKKSDVLSGFPQLQAFKARISSIPTIKKFLEPGSQRKPVPDDKYVETVRRVLCMYYDVKAN, encoded by the exons ATgtccacaaaaccaaaactttacTACTTTGATGGAAGAGGCAAGATGGAATCGATTCGTTGgttgctggctgcagctggggtcGAG TTTGAAGAAGAGTTTTTGGAAACCCGAGACCAGTATGAGAAACTCCTACAAG GTGGATCCCTGCTGTTTCAGCAGGTGCCCATGGTGGAGATTGATGGGATGAAGATGGTGCAGACCAGAGCCATCCTCAGCTACATTGCAGCAAAGTACAACCTCTATGGGAAGGACCTGAAGGAAAGAGCCTT GATTGATATGTATGTTGGAGGAACTGATGACCTTATGGGCTTCATTTTGATGTTCCCTTTCTTATCAGCAGAGGATAAAGAGAAACAACGTGCTTTAATAATTCAAAAGGCGACAAGCAGGTATTTCCCAGTGTATGAACAG GTTTTGAAAGACCATGGGCAGGACTTCCTTGTTGGCAACAATTTTAGCTGGGCAGATGTTCATCTTCTTGAAGCCATTTTAATGGTAGAAGAGAAGAAGTCAGATGTGCTCTCAGGCTTTCCTCAGTTACAG GCATTTAAAGCAAGGATAAGCAGCATCCCCACAATCAAGAAATTTCTGGAGCCAGGAAGCCAGAGGAAACCTGTTCCTGATGATAAATATGTGGAGACTGTCAGGAGAGTTCTCTGCATGTATTATGATGTAAAAGCAAATTAG